In Clostridium sp. SY8519, one genomic interval encodes:
- the pepD gene encoding beta-Ala-His dipeptidase, protein MGNLSHLEPSKVYDYFEQISRIPRGSGHTRQISDWLAAFARSHHLFWRQDEAGNVLIRKPASAGRKDRDELILQGHMDMVAVREPGCPTDPEKDPLVLREDGMYLWAEGTSLGGDDGIAVAYILAILDAEDLEHPPLTALFTVDEEVGMLGAQALDLSDVSARQMINLDSEEEGTLLTGCAGGGTVECRFPAARESVSGMQAELVISGLTGGHSGEEIHTGRANAIALLGRYFLEFPGEFRWRILTVSGGEKDNAIATDSRVQLLFPEAGEAIQKQVEAYTEWFRRTIGQEYHQTDPNLKVSFCWSGVEQKPALTAEASRALSLALMHLPCGVQRRMPGMEEMIETSLNPGILALDAEGKDGTGEFVITYCVRSARESCKQALIARMRSLTECLGGHLRINGLYPAWEYREESPLRACMTEAYQEYYGREPVTKTIHAGLECGIFAGKIEGLDCVSIGPDILDIHTTRERMSIASVRRVWEYLLLVLKKL, encoded by the coding sequence ATGGGAAATTTAAGTCATCTGGAACCTTCAAAAGTATACGATTATTTTGAGCAGATCAGCCGGATTCCCCGCGGATCAGGCCATACCCGTCAGATCAGTGACTGGCTGGCAGCGTTTGCCCGGTCACATCATCTGTTCTGGCGCCAGGACGAAGCGGGAAATGTTCTGATCCGCAAACCGGCATCCGCCGGCAGAAAAGACCGTGACGAGCTGATTCTGCAGGGACATATGGACATGGTGGCAGTGCGGGAGCCGGGCTGCCCGACAGACCCGGAGAAGGATCCGCTGGTTCTGCGGGAGGACGGCATGTACCTCTGGGCAGAGGGCACGTCCCTGGGCGGTGATGACGGCATCGCTGTGGCCTATATCCTGGCGATCCTGGATGCGGAGGATCTGGAACACCCGCCGCTGACTGCGCTGTTTACCGTGGATGAGGAAGTGGGGATGCTTGGCGCGCAGGCTCTGGATCTGTCGGATGTTTCTGCCAGACAGATGATCAACCTGGATTCGGAAGAAGAAGGCACCCTGTTGACGGGATGCGCCGGAGGTGGTACGGTAGAGTGCAGATTTCCCGCCGCAAGGGAGTCTGTATCCGGCATGCAGGCGGAACTTGTGATTTCCGGCCTGACCGGCGGGCATTCCGGCGAGGAGATTCATACCGGAAGGGCCAATGCCATTGCCCTTCTGGGCAGATATTTTCTGGAATTTCCCGGGGAATTCCGCTGGCGGATCCTGACAGTATCCGGAGGCGAAAAAGACAATGCCATTGCGACGGACAGCCGCGTACAGCTGCTGTTTCCGGAAGCAGGCGAAGCGATACAAAAGCAGGTGGAAGCGTATACCGAATGGTTTCGCCGGACTATCGGTCAGGAGTACCATCAGACCGATCCGAACCTGAAGGTTTCTTTCTGCTGGTCGGGTGTGGAGCAGAAGCCCGCGCTGACCGCAGAAGCTTCCCGGGCGCTCTCCCTGGCGCTGATGCATCTGCCGTGCGGGGTGCAGCGGAGAATGCCGGGAATGGAGGAAATGATCGAAACGTCCCTGAATCCCGGAATTCTGGCACTGGATGCCGAAGGAAAGGATGGGACAGGGGAGTTTGTCATTACGTACTGTGTCCGCAGTGCCAGAGAATCCTGCAAACAGGCACTGATTGCAAGGATGCGGAGCCTGACAGAATGCCTGGGCGGACATTTGCGGATCAACGGGCTTTATCCGGCCTGGGAATACAGAGAGGAGTCCCCGCTGCGTGCCTGCATGACGGAGGCATATCAGGAGTACTACGGCAGGGAGCCGGTGACGAAGACCATTCATGCCGGCCTGGAATGCGGTATTTTTGCAGGAAAAATCGAGGGCCTGGACTGTGTTTCCATCGGTCCGGATATTCTGGATATTCATACCACAAGAGAACGGATGAGCATCGCCTCGGTGCGCAGGGTATGGGAATATCTGCTTCTGGTGCTGAAAAAACTGTAG
- a CDS encoding amidohydrolase: MSSSEELPNPVRAQKERENGSGGQKKCLNEYEDDSCAARYERRARAYRRQFHSHPETGWLCFYATAVIAEQLKACGYRLLVGRELLGDLSLADPPAEEETDRAIRRARDRISHSGGQASMAAVTYWLNRMQRRTGALAILEPAAGRWEHTVMYRFDMDALPIEESEKPGHFPRAEGFASDLRGVSHACGHDGHMAAGLVCAERIAREKIADRCRTRFLFLFQPAEEGVRGASAVAERLPLLVGGRIDRFFAGHIGFTSPDCFVAGAGGFLETSKFDAVFTGKSAHAGRNPEEGRNALLAAAQAVTAMYQIEKPDSGIGRINVGVMHAGEARNAIAAHARIMVETRGSGSAENKYMKKQGISCIMNAARENGVSAEILPMGESVCADSSPDLAEKVLTMPSVRNLYSECRASQAFGASEDAAVLMNYVQRRGGAAVYMLFGTALAADNHQPDFDFDESVLGRMLRIFYESALLEWN, translated from the coding sequence ATGAGCAGCTCGGAAGAACTTCCGAATCCGGTCCGCGCACAGAAGGAACGCGAGAATGGTTCCGGCGGACAGAAAAAGTGTTTGAATGAATATGAAGACGACAGCTGCGCAGCCCGGTATGAACGCCGGGCTCGGGCTTACCGGCGTCAGTTTCATAGCCATCCGGAGACCGGATGGCTGTGCTTTTATGCCACAGCGGTCATTGCGGAACAGCTGAAAGCATGCGGATACAGGCTGCTGGTGGGAAGAGAACTGCTGGGAGATCTTTCGCTTGCGGATCCGCCTGCAGAAGAAGAGACAGACCGGGCGATCCGCAGGGCCCGCGACCGGATCAGTCACAGCGGCGGACAGGCCAGCATGGCGGCAGTGACTTACTGGCTGAACCGCATGCAGCGGCGGACCGGCGCGCTTGCCATACTGGAACCGGCTGCCGGCAGATGGGAGCATACGGTCATGTATCGCTTTGACATGGATGCGCTGCCCATTGAGGAAAGCGAAAAACCGGGGCATTTTCCCCGGGCGGAAGGCTTTGCCTCAGATCTGCGGGGAGTATCCCATGCCTGCGGCCACGACGGACATATGGCAGCGGGTCTGGTGTGCGCGGAACGAATTGCCCGGGAGAAGATTGCGGACCGATGCCGGACCAGGTTTCTGTTTTTGTTTCAGCCGGCGGAAGAAGGGGTGCGGGGAGCATCTGCTGTGGCGGAGCGCCTGCCGCTTCTGGTCGGAGGAAGGATTGACCGCTTTTTTGCCGGACACATCGGGTTTACCAGTCCGGACTGTTTTGTGGCAGGCGCCGGGGGATTCCTGGAAACCAGTAAGTTTGACGCGGTGTTTACGGGAAAAAGCGCCCATGCCGGCCGTAATCCGGAAGAAGGACGCAACGCGCTGCTGGCCGCGGCCCAGGCAGTGACGGCCATGTATCAGATAGAAAAACCGGACAGCGGAATCGGCCGGATTAACGTGGGCGTGATGCATGCCGGAGAAGCCAGAAACGCCATTGCGGCCCATGCCAGAATTATGGTGGAAACCAGGGGTTCCGGCAGTGCCGAGAACAAATACATGAAAAAACAGGGAATATCATGTATAATGAACGCAGCCAGAGAGAACGGAGTATCGGCAGAGATCCTTCCGATGGGAGAGTCCGTGTGCGCGGACAGTTCTCCGGATCTGGCAGAAAAAGTCCTGACCATGCCATCGGTCAGAAACCTGTATTCCGAATGCAGGGCCAGCCAGGCATTCGGGGCAAGCGAAGACGCGGCTGTGCTGATGAACTATGTGCAGCGCCGGGGCGGCGCGGCCGTATATATGCTGTTCGGCACGGCACTTGCGGCAGACAACCATCAGCCGGATTTTGATTTTGACGAGTCGGTTCTCGGGCGGATGCTCAGAATATTTTACGAATCCGCCCTGCTGGAATGGAATTGA
- a CDS encoding S8 family serine peptidase yields MKRKNHIHGTFGTARRLLACAVSAGMIGTLTPAAVLAAEPAASADGKAVTVAYSPKKAADVLAANSETESREIHDTIKIDTETGTVTENGTKTDLKEALDVSARTEQKLTDGTKTQNTEKITDYLNGQGIYQVRQTAAGTLQVDAPYQMQRIIVSLRRPLKDSFGASHVMYYQTAGQYVLSYSSEQATRTAFEKLAKQYGSNHVMLDTAVRLSENRQAGSSAGAAKAAAVHTAASSQSSPQLLKGDYVSWATHQSGLDTLKEYANANKKLGKVKVAIIDTGIIKQHELFEGRTISRQSTAMVMDQDDVSGLKYSYQDVDQVSGHGTHVAGILADATSDQVQLLIIRAFTADATGEPYASLYDLAMSVEYAKESGASVVNISAGINHIPGRRRDYASKALYEAQKEMYRYMESVLKSAYRDGVVVCCASGNRENASDSLLISKQQSYPAYSPYVLAVGAITKKRKRANFSYYGKELDFVAGGYNILSASRFAEDEYVYNSGTSMAVPIVSAAAAMVRLYHPGYSRGSVVKVLRQHAYYGKNGGRTVKQGYGYIKISNPSQASLKKKQLISGVKKSYKLVSKGKTVRLKAKSSSGQKVSYHTGNASVASVSSKGTVKPRKKGKTTITIKVPNNSRYDYAVKKVTVTVRAKK; encoded by the coding sequence GTGAAAAGAAAGAATCACATACACGGAACATTTGGAACAGCCAGACGCCTGCTGGCCTGCGCGGTCAGCGCGGGAATGATCGGTACACTGACGCCGGCGGCGGTCTTGGCAGCAGAGCCCGCAGCTTCCGCGGATGGGAAGGCAGTGACAGTGGCATATTCCCCGAAAAAGGCGGCGGATGTCCTTGCGGCAAATTCTGAGACGGAGTCCCGGGAGATCCATGATACAATAAAGATCGATACGGAGACGGGCACCGTCACGGAAAACGGAACCAAAACAGATCTTAAGGAAGCGCTGGATGTGTCAGCCAGGACAGAACAGAAGCTGACAGACGGAACGAAAACCCAGAATACAGAAAAAATCACCGATTATCTGAACGGGCAGGGCATCTATCAGGTCAGACAGACCGCTGCCGGAACCCTTCAGGTGGACGCGCCCTATCAGATGCAGCGGATCATTGTGTCCCTGCGCCGGCCGCTGAAAGACAGCTTCGGCGCGTCCCATGTGATGTATTATCAGACTGCCGGACAGTATGTGCTGTCTTACAGCAGCGAACAGGCGACCCGGACAGCGTTTGAAAAACTGGCAAAACAGTACGGTTCGAACCATGTGATGCTGGATACCGCGGTGCGTCTCAGTGAAAACAGACAGGCCGGCAGCAGCGCCGGGGCGGCAAAGGCAGCTGCGGTTCATACAGCCGCTTCTTCCCAGTCCTCGCCCCAGCTGCTGAAGGGGGACTATGTATCCTGGGCGACGCACCAGTCTGGCCTGGATACCCTGAAGGAATACGCGAATGCCAACAAAAAGCTGGGCAAAGTCAAGGTGGCCATAATCGATACCGGGATTATCAAACAGCATGAGCTGTTTGAGGGAAGGACGATTTCCAGACAGAGCACAGCGATGGTAATGGACCAGGATGATGTCTCCGGCCTGAAATACTCCTATCAGGATGTGGATCAGGTCAGCGGCCATGGCACCCATGTGGCAGGCATCCTTGCGGATGCCACCTCTGATCAGGTGCAGCTGCTGATTATCCGGGCGTTTACGGCAGATGCCACCGGAGAGCCATACGCCAGCCTTTACGATCTGGCCATGTCCGTGGAATATGCCAAGGAGAGCGGCGCTTCCGTAGTCAATATCAGCGCCGGCATCAACCATATCCCGGGCAGACGCCGGGATTATGCCTCCAAAGCCCTCTATGAGGCCCAGAAAGAGATGTATCGCTACATGGAGTCCGTGTTGAAAAGCGCGTACCGGGACGGCGTGGTTGTCTGCTGTGCTTCCGGCAACCGGGAAAACGCGTCAGATTCCCTGCTTATTTCCAAACAGCAGAGCTATCCGGCCTACAGTCCTTATGTGCTGGCAGTCGGAGCCATTACGAAAAAAAGAAAACGGGCGAACTTTTCCTATTACGGAAAAGAACTGGATTTTGTGGCAGGCGGATACAACATTCTGAGTGCCTCCCGCTTTGCGGAAGACGAGTATGTGTACAACAGCGGAACTTCCATGGCCGTGCCGATTGTATCTGCGGCGGCAGCCATGGTGCGCCTGTACCATCCGGGGTATTCCAGAGGATCTGTGGTCAAAGTCCTGCGCCAGCATGCTTATTACGGCAAGAATGGCGGCCGGACCGTGAAGCAGGGATATGGCTACATAAAAATCAGTAATCCGTCCCAGGCCAGCTTGAAGAAAAAACAGTTGATCAGCGGAGTAAAGAAAAGCTACAAACTGGTCAGCAAAGGGAAAACCGTCAGACTGAAGGCAAAGAGCAGCAGCGGACAGAAGGTTTCCTACCATACCGGTAATGCGTCGGTGGCGTCGGTTTCTTCCAAAGGCACGGTCAAACCGCGGAAAAAGGGAAAAACCACCATTACCATCAAAGTACCGAACAATTCCCGGTATGATTACGCAGTAAAAAAAGTAACCGTCACCGTACGGGCTAAAAAATAA
- the secG gene encoding preprotein translocase subunit SecG — protein sequence MSLATIKIIVEIAFIAICVIMNIIVLMQEGKSAGLGSIGGMASNMDSYWSKNKGRSMEGRLVKATRILTAVFLAAAAVLNIGSFS from the coding sequence ATGAGTTTAGCAACCATTAAGATTATTGTTGAGATTGCATTTATCGCGATCTGTGTGATTATGAATATTATTGTCCTGATGCAGGAAGGCAAGTCCGCGGGACTTGGGTCTATCGGCGGCATGGCGTCCAACATGGATTCCTACTGGAGCAAGAACAAGGGCCGTTCTATGGAAGGACGCCTGGTAAAAGCGACCAGAATACTGACTGCCGTATTCCTTGCGGCGGCCGCTGTTCTCAATATCGGAAGCTTTTCATAA
- the rnr gene encoding ribonuclease R has protein sequence MVPIFFVIVENRACERSGETAGTEAGNSQDRKADEMKKKKPQVLVGEYTAHPRGFGFVSAEGESEDIFIPPGKNNGALHQDTVEIEVCPSSGKRKEGRVRAILEHGLENVVGTYQQSRNYGFVLPDNPRIHTDIFVAKERSLDARDGQKVVVELTDFHEPGKNPEGAVTKVLGFPEEPGVDIESIIREYDVPDAFSRKILNQADRVAKPVSEADRAGRSDFRSWQTVTIDGEDAKDLDDAITLTKEGGIYTLGVHIADVTNYVQENSALDREALKRGTSIYLVDRVIPMLPQALSNGMCSLNQGEDRLALSCVMQIDESGKMLSHQIVESVIRVDRRMSYTAVNQIITEQDPAVQAEYAELVPMFFRMKELSAIIRRHRAERGSIDFDFPETKVVLDDRGVPVDIHPYERNAATKLIEDFMLAANETVAEHFFWQQLPFVYRTHEAPEADRIRALSIFIANFGLHIHGAVGHKVHPKEIQKLLAEIDGEPEEPLIARLTLRAMQQAKYTTVCTGHFGLAARYYCHFTSPIRRYPDLQIHRIIKENIRGRLKENRIEHYNKILPGVAEQSSRLERRAEEMERETIRLKKTEYMENHLGECFDGVISGVTAYGFYVELPNTVEGLVHISTLHQDYFTFCEDTWELVGEHTGIVYRLGMPVRIQVAHTDRLMRTIDFVLAPEEQEEQNHEQRISSTDRE, from the coding sequence ATGGTTCCGATTTTTTTCGTGATAGTGGAAAACCGTGCCTGTGAGCGTTCCGGTGAGACGGCAGGTACGGAAGCAGGAAACAGCCAGGACAGAAAGGCGGATGAAATGAAAAAAAAGAAACCACAGGTACTGGTCGGTGAATATACTGCGCATCCGCGGGGATTCGGATTCGTATCGGCAGAAGGGGAATCAGAGGATATTTTTATCCCGCCGGGGAAAAATAACGGCGCGCTCCATCAGGATACGGTGGAGATCGAGGTCTGTCCTTCTTCCGGAAAGCGGAAAGAAGGGCGTGTACGCGCCATTCTGGAACACGGGCTGGAAAACGTAGTAGGTACGTATCAGCAAAGCAGAAACTATGGCTTTGTCCTTCCGGACAATCCGCGGATCCATACGGATATTTTTGTGGCAAAAGAGCGCAGCCTGGATGCCAGGGACGGACAGAAGGTAGTGGTGGAACTGACCGATTTCCATGAGCCGGGAAAAAATCCGGAAGGCGCGGTGACCAAAGTCCTGGGCTTCCCGGAGGAACCGGGGGTGGATATTGAGAGTATCATCCGGGAGTACGATGTGCCGGATGCCTTCTCCCGCAAAATCCTGAATCAGGCGGACCGGGTGGCCAAGCCGGTTTCCGAAGCGGACCGGGCCGGACGCAGTGATTTCCGAAGCTGGCAGACGGTGACGATTGACGGCGAAGATGCCAAAGATCTGGATGACGCCATTACGCTGACAAAAGAAGGGGGCATCTATACCCTGGGAGTGCATATCGCCGATGTGACCAATTATGTCCAGGAGAACAGCGCGCTGGACCGGGAAGCCCTGAAACGGGGCACCAGCATCTATCTGGTGGACCGGGTGATTCCCATGCTTCCGCAGGCGCTGTCCAACGGCATGTGTTCGCTGAACCAGGGCGAGGACCGTCTGGCGCTGAGCTGTGTCATGCAGATCGATGAATCGGGAAAAATGCTGAGCCATCAGATTGTGGAAAGTGTGATCCGGGTGGACCGCAGAATGAGCTATACGGCCGTAAATCAGATCATTACGGAGCAGGATCCGGCGGTACAGGCGGAATACGCGGAGCTGGTGCCCATGTTTTTCCGCATGAAGGAACTGTCTGCCATTATCCGCAGACACCGGGCAGAACGGGGATCCATTGATTTTGACTTTCCGGAAACCAAGGTGGTGCTGGATGACCGGGGCGTTCCGGTGGACATTCATCCCTATGAACGCAACGCGGCGACGAAGCTGATTGAAGACTTTATGCTGGCCGCCAACGAAACCGTTGCCGAGCATTTTTTCTGGCAGCAGCTTCCTTTTGTCTATCGGACCCATGAGGCGCCGGAGGCAGACCGGATCCGGGCGCTGAGTATTTTTATCGCCAATTTCGGCCTCCATATTCACGGGGCGGTGGGGCACAAGGTGCATCCGAAGGAAATCCAGAAACTGCTGGCAGAAATTGACGGGGAGCCGGAAGAACCGCTGATCGCGCGGCTGACCCTGCGGGCAATGCAGCAGGCGAAGTATACGACCGTCTGCACCGGACACTTCGGCCTGGCAGCCAGATATTACTGCCACTTTACCTCGCCGATCCGCAGGTATCCGGATCTGCAGATCCACAGGATCATCAAGGAAAATATCCGCGGACGCTTGAAAGAGAACCGGATTGAGCATTATAATAAGATTTTACCGGGAGTTGCCGAGCAGAGCAGCCGTCTGGAACGGCGCGCGGAAGAGATGGAGCGGGAAACCATACGTCTGAAGAAGACCGAGTATATGGAAAATCATCTGGGTGAATGCTTCGACGGCGTGATTTCCGGCGTGACGGCATACGGGTTTTATGTGGAGCTTCCCAATACTGTGGAAGGCCTGGTGCATATCAGCACACTGCATCAGGATTATTTCACCTTCTGTGAAGACACCTGGGAACTGGTGGGTGAGCATACGGGCATTGTCTATCGTCTGGGAATGCCGGTGCGGATACAGGTGGCACACACAGACCGGCTGATGCGGACGATCGATTTTGTACTGGCTCCGGAGGAGCAGGAGGAGCAGAACCATGAGCAAAGAATCAGTTCGACTGATCGCGAATAA
- the smpB gene encoding SsrA-binding protein SmpB — MSKESVRLIANNKKAYHDYFIDDKYEAGIELHGTEVKSLRMGKCSIKEAFVRIEDGEVIIYGMHISPYEKGNIFNKDPMRPKRLLLHKYEIRKLAGKIQQKGYTLVPLRVYLKGSLMKVEIGLARGKKLYDKRADIAKKDQKREAQREFKIRNL; from the coding sequence ATGAGCAAAGAATCAGTTCGACTGATCGCGAATAATAAAAAAGCATATCACGACTATTTTATTGACGACAAATACGAGGCAGGCATTGAACTGCACGGAACGGAAGTCAAGTCACTGCGTATGGGAAAGTGCAGCATCAAGGAAGCCTTTGTCCGGATCGAAGACGGGGAAGTGATCATCTACGGGATGCATATCAGCCCCTACGAAAAGGGAAATATCTTCAATAAAGATCCCATGCGGCCGAAGCGGCTTCTGCTGCATAAGTATGAGATCCGCAAGCTGGCAGGCAAGATTCAGCAGAAGGGGTATACCCTGGTGCCGCTGCGGGTGTATTTAAAGGGCAGTCTGATGAAAGTGGAAATCGGACTGGCCAGAGGAAAGAAACTGTATGACAAACGCGCGGATATCGCGAAAAAAGACCAGAAGCGGGAAGCCCAGCGAGAATTTAAAATCCGCAATCTGTAA
- the cysD gene encoding sulfate adenylyltransferase subunit CysD: MEQAAEKGSPDMSKLSHLDELEAEAIYIIREVAAECEKPVMLYSIGKDSSVMLHLAMKAFYPAKPPFPFLHVNTTWKFKEMIEFRDKTAKELGIEMLEYINEEGVKQGINPFDHGAAYTDIMKTQALKQALKKYGFTAAFGGGRRDEEKSRAKERIFSFRNAEQAWDPKNQRPEMWKLYNTEINKGESIRVFPISNWTETDIWQYIKRENIPIVPLYFAAERPVVERDGQLIMVDDDRMRLKPGEKPEMKMVRFRTLGCYPLSGGIESQATTIDEVIEETLSAVESERTSRVIDRDGGAASMEKRKREGYF, translated from the coding sequence ATGGAACAGGCCGCGGAGAAAGGAAGCCCAGATATGAGTAAACTGTCACATTTAGACGAACTGGAGGCAGAAGCCATCTACATCATCCGCGAAGTGGCGGCGGAGTGTGAGAAGCCGGTGATGCTGTATTCCATCGGCAAGGATTCATCGGTGATGCTGCATCTGGCGATGAAGGCTTTTTATCCGGCGAAACCGCCGTTTCCCTTCCTGCATGTAAATACCACATGGAAATTTAAGGAAATGATCGAATTCCGGGACAAAACCGCGAAAGAGCTGGGCATCGAAATGCTGGAATACATCAACGAAGAAGGGGTAAAACAGGGAATCAATCCCTTCGACCACGGGGCGGCCTATACGGATATCATGAAGACCCAGGCCCTGAAACAGGCCCTGAAAAAATACGGATTCACCGCGGCCTTCGGCGGCGGACGCCGGGACGAGGAGAAGAGCCGTGCCAAGGAACGGATTTTCTCCTTCCGGAACGCGGAACAGGCCTGGGACCCGAAAAACCAGCGTCCGGAGATGTGGAAGCTGTACAACACAGAGATCAACAAAGGCGAGTCCATCCGTGTCTTCCCGATTTCCAACTGGACGGAAACGGATATCTGGCAGTACATCAAACGGGAAAACATCCCCATCGTACCGCTGTATTTCGCGGCGGAGCGACCGGTGGTGGAGCGGGACGGCCAGCTGATCATGGTGGATGATGACCGGATGCGCTTAAAACCGGGAGAAAAGCCGGAAATGAAGATGGTGCGGTTCCGTACCCTGGGCTGTTATCCGCTGTCCGGCGGCATCGAGTCCCAGGCCACAACCATTGACGAAGTCATCGAAGAGACACTGTCCGCAGTGGAATCCGAGCGTACCAGCCGTGTCATCGACCGGGACGGCGGAGCGGCAAGTATGGAAAAACGCAAAAGAGAGGGATATTTTTAA
- a CDS encoding tRNA threonylcarbamoyladenosine dehydratase: MLNQFSRTQLLVGKEAMDRLKEARVAVFGIGGVGGYTVEALVRSGVGAIDLIDDDKVCLTNLNRQIIATRKTIGSYKVDVEEERIHAINPDCAVRTYKTFYLPETADQFDFHEYDYVVDAIDTVTGKLQLIQAAYDAGTPVISAMGAGNKLDPTAFEVADIYETSVCPLARVMRRELRKRGIPHLKVVYSKEKATRPIADDSISCRTHCVCPPGTKRTCAERRDVPGSVAFVPAVAGLIIGGEVVKDLMGASALKNTEKY; this comes from the coding sequence ATGTTAAACCAGTTCTCAAGAACACAGCTTTTGGTAGGAAAAGAGGCCATGGACCGGCTGAAAGAGGCCCGGGTGGCGGTATTCGGAATCGGCGGCGTAGGCGGGTATACCGTGGAAGCCCTGGTGCGCAGCGGTGTGGGGGCCATTGACCTGATTGATGATGACAAGGTGTGCCTGACCAATCTGAACCGTCAGATCATAGCGACCCGGAAGACCATCGGAAGTTACAAGGTGGATGTAGAGGAAGAACGGATCCACGCCATCAATCCGGACTGCGCGGTACGCACCTACAAGACGTTTTATCTGCCGGAAACCGCGGATCAGTTTGATTTTCATGAGTACGACTATGTGGTGGACGCCATTGATACGGTAACCGGCAAACTGCAGCTGATCCAGGCGGCCTATGATGCGGGGACTCCTGTCATCAGTGCCATGGGCGCCGGAAACAAACTGGATCCCACCGCCTTTGAAGTGGCGGATATCTACGAAACATCCGTCTGCCCGCTGGCCCGGGTAATGCGGCGGGAACTGCGCAAACGGGGCATCCCGCATCTGAAAGTGGTTTATTCCAAAGAAAAAGCCACCCGCCCCATTGCGGATGATTCCATCAGCTGCAGAACCCACTGTGTCTGCCCGCCGGGGACGAAACGCACCTGCGCGGAACGGCGGGATGTGCCGGGCAGCGTGGCATTTGTGCCGGCGGTGGCGGGACTGATTATCGGCGGAGAAGTCGTGAAAGACCTGATGGGGGCATCTGCCCTGAAAAATACGGAAAAGTATTGA